Part of the Sphaerochaeta associata genome is shown below.
AAGAGAACAACGATTAGTCGTTATCCAACACCTTTCACTACCAGCTTATAAGTTAAATATAATATTATGCTTGATTTTTACTTATAACTTGCTTATATTATTGATGAAAATTGAATGGAAATTGAAAGCTATCAAACTGGCAAATCATCGATATGCTTATCGAATGAGAGTTGGAAGCTATCGAGTACTATTCAATATACTCGAAACAGTTGAAATCATAAGCGTAGAAGAGGTAAGAAAACGTGATGAACGCACATACTCAGTATAGCAGAGTAGTTGGATCGGACGGTAAAACACATTACTACCTCGTACCCGTAGAAGACTTTCAGAGATTGCTGGCCCATACAAAGCAGGATGAACAAATCACTATCCCCAATGCTGTGGTAAAACTCCATCTGTTGGATGAGCTTTCTGTCATTGCAGCATGGCGAACATATCTGGGTTTAACCCAGGAGGAAGTAGCTCATCGGCTCAATATTTCTCAAGCTGCCTACTGTCAGATGGAAAAGGCGAAACGTCCCAGGCAAGCATCAAGGAAACGGGTTGCCCAGGCGCTAGGTTTGGATGAACAACAGCTTTCTTTCTAAACCTCAAACATCCATCGACTTCATGGTCACTGAAGTGTTGCCGCTGAAAGATTAAGGAATAGTTTGCATGATTTTGTAAACTTTTTATCGAAAGCTTACAAATTTTTGCAAACCTCTTGTCTGAAGCAGTTCACCCCTCCTCCCTCCTTTCATTGCAGGGAGGAGTCAAGTATGGTAGGCTTGAGCAGAAAAGGAACAAGTGTGATGGCAAGATTGGAGAGACTATCAGTAAAAGGATTTACGTCAATACGAAGCCTTGAAGATTTTCCGCTTGCGGATAGTAATATTCTCATCGGGGCAAATGGCTCAGGCAAGAGTAATTTCCTGGAACTTTTCAAATTCATCCGGGCATTTGCCAAATTGCCATTGCCAAACCTCAACCATGCTGATGTGAAGAGTTATGTTTTGGATGCTGGAACAGCCACCGATCTTCTTTACAAAGGAAAAGACTCTGCTCAGCACATCGATATAACACTACACTTCGGAGAGTTTGGATATCGTTTCTCATTAGTCCCAACACAGGATGATTTGTTGCGTATTGAGAGTGAACGTATACAAGATAGCAGTGACGGACCTTGGAGAAGCCTACACTCAGAAGATGGATTCACGCCCGCCCTCCTGGAAGAAAAAGAGAAATCAAAAACACATTCTGAGGAGGCAATATTCGAATCCATTAAGAATTGGCAGATATATCATTTCCATGACACCGGTAGGCTCTCTCCACCAAAACGAACTCAGGATGTATTTGACACGTCATATCTTCGTTTCGATGGATCGAATATTGCCAGTTATCTCCTTTTTCTTAGAAATCATCCCAACTTTGCATCATCATACCGGGACATAGTATCAGCAGTGCGGCTGGTTGCACCCTTCTTTGAGGATTTCATACTCAAGCCTTTTTCAGACGATAAGGTTAGATTACTCTGGAAACAAAAAGGAACAGATTCCCCTATGAAGCCCCAAGCCCTATCTGCTGGAACGCTTAGGTTTGTCTGCCTGGCAACTGTACTTCTACAGCCAAAACATCCTGATACCATTCTTATCGATGAACCTGAGTTGGGATTGCACCCATATGCTATTACCATTTTGGCTGAACTCATGAAAGCAAGAAGCAAAGACACTCAGCTTATTATTGCCACACAGTCAGCGGAGTTGATCAGTCAGTTTGAGCCTGAGGATGTAATTATTTGCGATAGAAAAGAGGGGCAGTCCACATTTAGTCGTCTACAAACAGAACCATTATCAACATGGTTGTCTTCTTATTCACTCGGGGACCTCTGGAAGAAGCAAGTTCTTTCTGGAGGTCCGGTTCATGAGTGATGTTTACTGTATTGTTGAAGGCTACACAGAGCAGACATTTATGCGAGATACTCTTGCTCCTTACTTGGCAGAGAAAGCATGCTTTCTGCATGCAAGACTCATCGGCACACCTGGACACAAGGGAGGTGTCGTTACATTTGCCCGATTTGCAAACGATGCACGCATACTTCTCAAGCAAAGCTCATATACTATGCTCTCTTCTATGTTTGATTATTTTCGTCTGGATGCTTCCTGGCCGGGAATGAAAGATATCCAACTTGCTCACGCCAGCGGAAGAGAATTGTCACCAGAGGAGATTGAGACAATTCTTTCCTAAGCTACAAAAAATGCACTTCATACGCTCTATCCGAACCTTGATGTACAGAGACGTTGCATTCCATACTTCTCAATGCATGAATTCTAGGCTCTCTTGTTCTCTGATGTGAGAATTCTGGGGGATATGCTGCCTCTGGATGGAAACAAATTATGTTCAATAATGGCTGAATATGGAGGAAACCCGGAAAAGATCAACACAAACCGGGCACCTTCAATAATTCTTATCGATATGTACAATGCATACAAAAAGACCATCCATGGATGCACCATTGCAGATTCCATCGGAATACCACGAATCCGTGAGCAATGTTCATGTTTTGAAACGTGGATTGCTTCACTTCTAGAATGAGAAAAACCTTCTAGCCAATCTTCGGCGTTCTGACTATCCTCGGGTCGGTGAAGATGTCCTCTTCATCAAAGCTGGGGGTTGAGAACTCCGACACCACCGCTCCCTCATCCCCTGCCTGAAACCAGTGCTTGGTATTGGGCTTGAGGGTATACTGCTCTCCCGGAAGCAGCTCGATTTCATGAAAGACCGTGTAGAGCCCATCGACCGCTTTGGCCTTGATGGGGTTTGTTCGTTCACCCTCTACGTAGAGAAGCACCCTCCCCCATCGGCAACGGAAGGTCTCCTCCTTGCCGATGTAGGAGCCGAAAGCGGGGTGACGGTGCTCAGGGCACGTCTGGCCGGGAAACAATACCAGCTCCTTGGCACAGACGCGCTCGGTATTCAGGTAGGTGACCAACTCAAGGCCGGTATGAGAAAGGTCGTTCAAACCAAAGTCGGCAACCTCGATTGCATCTTTCTCTTCCTCGGTGAGCACAATCTGTGCCTTCCCAAAGAAAGAGATGGTCCTCTCCACTGCCTTCTCATACTCGCTCTTGCTGATCATACCCTCCCCCTTAATACTGCAAATCCGAGGCCTTGAGCATCTTGTCAAAGAGCTCGCGGGCCTTGTCCAGACTCAAATTCATCAATGGATCGGAGAGGAAGGCGGTGAACAAGAGGTTGTCATCATTATTATAAATCGCCTCAAGGGTCATCTCCTGCACGTCGCTGACCTGCTTGATCAGGTTCTGGATCGCAAGCGGTGGATCGGTGGCTACGATCGGTCTGATCGAATCCTCGCTGATAAGCCCATTGCTCTCCACAATCCTTCCCTTGGGCAGGTAGCTGATCTGTCCCTCGTTGGGCCGGTTGATGTTGGTGACCATGCTCTTATCCCCCATCAGGGAGCGCATGATATCCACGCCCTCCTCATCGGAGAGAACAGCCTTGAGGTCCTCGTCCTTGAACATCTTGCCCCGCTTCTCCGCCGCAGTCCTCATCCTCCACTCATACGGGGTTCTGATCACCCCGTAGGTGTGCAGGTTCTCATCGCTGGTAAGGAAGTAGGGTACAAACTCGGCGAGGTGGCGGTCGCCGGCAGCACCGAGGGCGCCGAAGTCACGCAGGAAAGCCAGGGCGATCTTCTGGTCGCAGTCAAACCACTTCTCATTGGCAAGACGCTCCTTGGCGATTGCAGTCTCATCGGCGAAGGTCGCAGGATCCTGTACTTCCTCGATGAGCTTTGCCATCAGGTCGTGGCCCTGCCAGAAGGCCTTGGTCACGAAGGTGAAGTGGTTCACACCCGTCAGGTCGATCTTGATCTCCCTGCGGTCGGGGGTGGCGACGCCAAACCACTGACTGACCTTCCTTGCCAGGAAGTTCTGGGTATGGAACACCTCATGGCAGCAGCCCAGGGCCTTGATGGCGGGAAATGCCTTGTACAGTGCAGCGGTGCAGAGCGTCATCGGATTGGTGTAGTTGATCACCCAGGCATCGGGGCAGAACTGCTCGATCTTCTTGGCCAGATCAAAAAATATGGGAAGCGCACGGCGTGCGCGCATGATGCCGCCCGGGCCGGTGGTGTCGCCGACCGACTGCAGGATGCCGTACTGCTCGGGAAGCACCAAATCGCCATAGCGGCACTCCGTCTTGCCCGGCTCGATGGAGATGATGACCATGTCGCAGCCGCTGAGGGCCTCTCCAAGATCGTCGATGGCGATGACGTTGAATCGTCCCTCGCTCTTATTGACGGCAAACACCTGATTGGCAACCGCAATGTTGTTGCGGGCGGCCTCTTTATCGATATCGTACAGAACCAAGGTCCCATGGGTCATGGTATTATACGCAAGGTCTTTCATGAACTGGATGGCCCACAGACGGCCACCGCCTCCGATGATGCAGATACGGGTCTCTTTCATCTCATCCCTCCTATCAGTAGGTATAGTCTCTCCCCTTGCTGTCTCTGGGAACAGGTTGTTTACCTTGACATTGAGTATCTTTTTTTGACATTTCCTAGTAGAGTATGCCTATGTATACGCTGGTTATTGTAGACGATGAAAAGGAGCTCTTGGAAGGGCTCAGCAACTACTTCCCCTGGGAATCGATAGGGTTTCAAGTGGTCGGGGCCTTCGGCGACGGCCGAAGCGCACTCTCCTACTGCAGAGAGGAGCGTGTTGATGTCGTACTTACCGACATCCGCATGCCCTTCATGAGCGGCCTTGAGTTGATCGAGCAACTGAAGGCTCTTCCAAGCAGCCCTCTTTTTTGCATCATGAGCGCCTACAACGATTTCGAGTACGCCAAGAAGGCAATAGGCTACGGAGTACAGGAGTACTTGGTCAAACCCGCAGCCTTCGAGGAGATTCGCGCAACCTTTGAAAAGATTCGTCACACCCTCGACGGCACCACCCCTACAGCACACACAGTCTCTCTTCAGGAAGCAGGCAATCCCCTGGTGTCTCAAACCTTCGCTATCGTAGAGAAACGCCTCAGTTCCTGCACCCTGCAAAACATTGCATCAGAGCTCGGTGTGACCACCAGCTACCTCTCCCGGCTCTTCAAGGAGGAGACAGGGCAGAACTTCCAAGACTACCTGCTCTCGGTGAAGATG
Proteins encoded:
- a CDS encoding helix-turn-helix domain-containing protein, with the protein product MNAHTQYSRVVGSDGKTHYYLVPVEDFQRLLAHTKQDEQITIPNAVVKLHLLDELSVIAAWRTYLGLTQEEVAHRLNISQAAYCQMEKAKRPRQASRKRVAQALGLDEQQLSF
- a CDS encoding AAA family ATPase yields the protein MVGLSRKGTSVMARLERLSVKGFTSIRSLEDFPLADSNILIGANGSGKSNFLELFKFIRAFAKLPLPNLNHADVKSYVLDAGTATDLLYKGKDSAQHIDITLHFGEFGYRFSLVPTQDDLLRIESERIQDSSDGPWRSLHSEDGFTPALLEEKEKSKTHSEEAIFESIKNWQIYHFHDTGRLSPPKRTQDVFDTSYLRFDGSNIASYLLFLRNHPNFASSYRDIVSAVRLVAPFFEDFILKPFSDDKVRLLWKQKGTDSPMKPQALSAGTLRFVCLATVLLQPKHPDTILIDEPELGLHPYAITILAELMKARSKDTQLIIATQSAELISQFEPEDVIICDRKEGQSTFSRLQTEPLSTWLSSYSLGDLWKKQVLSGGPVHE
- a CDS encoding DUF4276 family protein, which gives rise to MSDVYCIVEGYTEQTFMRDTLAPYLAEKACFLHARLIGTPGHKGGVVTFARFANDARILLKQSSYTMLSSMFDYFRLDASWPGMKDIQLAHASGRELSPEEIETILS
- a CDS encoding DUF4276 family protein; its protein translation is MFSDVRILGDMLPLDGNKLCSIMAEYGGNPEKINTNRAPSIILIDMYNAYKKTIHGCTIADSIGIPRIREQCSCFETWIASLLE
- a CDS encoding D-lyxose/D-mannose family sugar isomerase, with the translated sequence MISKSEYEKAVERTISFFGKAQIVLTEEEKDAIEVADFGLNDLSHTGLELVTYLNTERVCAKELVLFPGQTCPEHRHPAFGSYIGKEETFRCRWGRVLLYVEGERTNPIKAKAVDGLYTVFHEIELLPGEQYTLKPNTKHWFQAGDEGAVVSEFSTPSFDEEDIFTDPRIVRTPKIG
- a CDS encoding alpha-galactosidase, which encodes MKETRICIIGGGGRLWAIQFMKDLAYNTMTHGTLVLYDIDKEAARNNIAVANQVFAVNKSEGRFNVIAIDDLGEALSGCDMVIISIEPGKTECRYGDLVLPEQYGILQSVGDTTGPGGIMRARRALPIFFDLAKKIEQFCPDAWVINYTNPMTLCTAALYKAFPAIKALGCCHEVFHTQNFLARKVSQWFGVATPDRREIKIDLTGVNHFTFVTKAFWQGHDLMAKLIEEVQDPATFADETAIAKERLANEKWFDCDQKIALAFLRDFGALGAAGDRHLAEFVPYFLTSDENLHTYGVIRTPYEWRMRTAAEKRGKMFKDEDLKAVLSDEEGVDIMRSLMGDKSMVTNINRPNEGQISYLPKGRIVESNGLISEDSIRPIVATDPPLAIQNLIKQVSDVQEMTLEAIYNNDDNLLFTAFLSDPLMNLSLDKARELFDKMLKASDLQY
- a CDS encoding response regulator transcription factor, with the translated sequence MYTLVIVDDEKELLEGLSNYFPWESIGFQVVGAFGDGRSALSYCREERVDVVLTDIRMPFMSGLELIEQLKALPSSPLFCIMSAYNDFEYAKKAIGYGVQEYLVKPAAFEEIRATFEKIRHTLDGTTPTAHTVSLQEAGNPLVSQTFAIVEKRLSSCTLQNIASELGVTTSYLSRLFKEETGQNFQDYLLSVKMETARRMLESKIGYKNKEIARALGYQDTQNFCRTFRKFFGKSPQKFKTEMGQ